One stretch of Arachis duranensis cultivar V14167 chromosome 1, aradu.V14167.gnm2.J7QH, whole genome shotgun sequence DNA includes these proteins:
- the LOC107481681 gene encoding uncharacterized protein LOC107481681 codes for MTSILVSYKNLPFGGKIIVLGGDFRQILPVIPKASGAKIVMASINSSILWKHFEVLTLTKNMRLESVTNQSNLEELKRAILAPTVEIVEKMNDHIVQLLPGTEKEYLSADSICGSDAYCNVDVDWINTEFLNQIKCSGLPNHSLKLKKSVPIILLRNIDPASGLCNGTRLIVRDIGTNMIGAEIVSGSHIGDKVFITRMNLISSDAGIPFKF; via the exons ATGACGTCGATTTTAGTGTCTTACAAAAATCTACCTTTTGGAGGAAAAATCATTGTTCTTGGAGGTGATTTTCGACAGATTTTGCCTGTTATTCCTAAAGCTTCTGGGGCTAAGATTGTTATGGCATCAATCAATTCTTCAATTCTTTGGAAGCACTTTGAAGTGTTGACATTGACAAAAAATATGCGGTTAGAAAGTGTTACAAATCAATCAAATCTGGAAGAATTGAAAAG AGCCATATTAGCTCCAACAGTAGAGATTGTtgaaaaaatgaatgatcacaTTGTTCAATTGCTACCTGGGACAGAAAAAGAGTATCTAAGTGCTGATTCTATATGTGGTAGTGATGCTTATTGTAACGTTGATGTTGATTGGATAAATACTGAGTTTTTGAATCAAATAAAATGTTCAGGGTTACCGAATCActcattgaaattgaagaaaagtGTGCCTATTATTTTGTTGAGAAATATTGATCCAGCTAGTGGCTTATGCAATGGTACTCGCCTTATTGTTAGAGATATAGGAACAAATATGATTGGAGCTGAGATTGTCTCAGGGAGTCACATTGGAGATAAAGTTTTCATTACTCGGATGAATTTAATTTCGAGTGACGCTGGGATACCTTTCAAATTTTAA